A stretch of Salvelinus alpinus chromosome 4, SLU_Salpinus.1, whole genome shotgun sequence DNA encodes these proteins:
- the LOC139574238 gene encoding probable G-protein coupled receptor 101 gives MPTSEAPSVGSNSSTVPWDPGSSGPPGPTDWPSVANSVVKMVLISAIVCVSLFGNVVVLLVFQRKPQLLHVANRFVLNLLLADLLQTVLVMPFAIAATMPGMWPLDARLCQALVVLMHLFAFAGVNTIIVVSVDRYLAIIHPLSYPTRMTPHLGTNLIACTWVLSLLQSTPPLYGWGAIDFDRRHNVCSVVWSSSLSYSALVATFSFWLPVLIMLGCYWMVFRAARRQNALVHPIQTHSKSQPNQPPDPQAPCTGSPQCQPQQPPPPLDSFSAGGYPIRGRHRRFHYHCKAARVVFVIMASYILSMGPYSVLNTMSIRFSAAVPPWLASLALVLFFLQCCLHPYIYGYMHRSVRKEFLALLCGPLCRQGLLCHTSAQDSCFTVTDGRSTQPHLPSLAAHVCPLRTWEEGTTTEATSSTMDRRSRDSRKDTTSTSLSSERELTVHTTT, from the coding sequence ATGCCCACTTCCGAGGCGCCCAGTGTGGGCAGTAACTCCAGCACCGTGCCCTGGgaccctggttcctctggtcCTCCTGGCCCCACAGATTGGCCGTCGGTGGCCAACAGCGTAGTGAAGATGGTGCTGATCTCAGCcatcgtgtgtgtgtctctgtttggtaacgtggtggtgttgttggtgttccAGAGGAAGCCTCAGCTCCTCCACGTGGCCAACCGCTTCGTGCTCAACCTCCTCCTGGCAGACCTGCTCCAGACTGTGCTGGTCATGCCCTTCGCCATCGCTGCCACCATGCCCGGCATGTGGCCCCTGGACGCCCGCCTCTGCCAGGCCCTGGTGGTGCTCATGCACCTGTTTGCCTTTGCCGGGGTCAACACCATCATCGTGGTGTCGGTGGACCGTTATCTGGCTATCATCCACCCACTGTCCTACCCCACCCGTATGACCCCTCATCTGGGCACCAACCTCATCGCCTGCACCTGGGTGCTCAGCCTGCTCCAGAGCACGCCACCTCTCTACGGCTGGGGGGCCATAGACTTTGACCGCAGGCATAACGTGTGTTCTGTGGTGTGGTCCTCTAGCCTGTCCTACTCAGCCCTGGTTGCCACGTTCTCCTTCTGGCTGCCTGTGCTCATCATGCTGGGCTGTTACTGGATGGTGTTCAGGGCAGCGAGGAGGCAGAACGCCCTGGTGCACCCCATCCAGACCCACTCTAAGTCCCAGCCTAACCAGCCTCCGGACCCCCAGGCCCCCTGCACCGGCAGCCCCCAGTGCCAGCCCCAACAGCCACCCCCACCCTTGGACTCCTTCTCGGCCGGGGGGTACCCCATCCGGGGCAGGCACAGACGTTTCCACTACCACTGCAAGGCAGCCCGGGTGGTGTTTGTCATCATGGCATCGTACATCCTGAGCATGGGACCTTACAGTGTTCTCAACACAATGTCCATTCGCTTCAGTGCTGCTGTGCCTCCATGGCTAGCCTCCCTAGCCCTGGTCCTCTTCTTTTTGCAGTGCTGCCTCCACCCGTACATCTACGGCTACATGCACCGCAGTGTGAGGAAGGAGTTTCTGGCCCTACTGTGTGGTCCGCTCTGCAGGCAGGGCCTTCTCTGCCACACCTCTGCCCAGGACAGCTGCTTCACCGTGACCGACGGACGATCCACGCAGCCCCATCTGCCCAGCCTGGCTGCCCACGTCTGCCCCCTCCGCACCTGGGAGGAGGGCACCACCACGGAGGCTACCTCCTCCACCATGGATAGGAGGTCCAGGGACAGCCGCAAAGACACCACCTCCACCAGCCTGAGCTCTGAGAGAGAGCTCACCGTCCACACCACCACGTAG